Proteins from one Triticum aestivum cultivar Chinese Spring chromosome 7A, IWGSC CS RefSeq v2.1, whole genome shotgun sequence genomic window:
- the LOC123151676 gene encoding uncharacterized protein, with translation MASTSISSAYNRAIANPSPLSFVPLSFTTEPPPPLLEHELERSRGDRASMPLPRAVAAAADLPKHYEDAHEPPRRHLLRLRYQIERRNSRALAIAVVFIGYIVGVRRRFQLLRSVPGYPNHVPEFAVIANI, from the exons atggcctccacgtcGATCTCCTCGGCTTATAACCGCGCCATAGCGAACCCTAGCCCGCTCTCCTTCGTTCCCCTCTCATTCACCACCGAGCCGCCCCCTCCTCTGCTCGAGCATGAGCTCGAAAGATCACGCGGTGACCGCGCCAGTATGCCACTGCCTCGCGCCGTTGCCGCGGCCGCTGACCTCCCCAAGCACTACGAAGATGCCCATGAGCCTCCCCGCCGTCATCTCCTTCGACTACGCTACCAGATCGAGCGGCGCAACTCCCGTGCgcttgccatcgccgtcgtcttcatcggGTACATCGTCGGCGTCCGTCGTCGTTTCCAActgctccggtccgtccccggctaCCCCAACCACGTCCCCGAGTTTGCT gTTATTGCAaacatatga